One window of the Candidatus Chryseobacterium colombiense genome contains the following:
- a CDS encoding prevent-host-death protein, whose translation MDTNRFKASHDFSNIQKNLSNNRRYRSEGHFQQADMKNQNQESSKNGFVTHAPKTVKEVWAEIQEMNFKARYRDDKK comes from the coding sequence ATGGACACTAACAGATTTAAAGCCTCACATGATTTCAGCAATATTCAGAAAAATCTTTCTAACAACAGAAGATATAGATCAGAAGGACATTTTCAGCAAGCCGATATGAAAAACCAGAATCAGGAATCATCAAAAAATGGTTTCGTGACTCATGCTCCAAAAACAGTGAAAGAAGTTTGGGCAGAAATTCAGGAAATGAATTTTAAAGCCAGATATAGAGATGACAAAAAATAA
- a CDS encoding DUF5362 family protein, with protein MMETNSPFEQFEELRIDRISREFLAETAKWANFLSILGFIGIGLMVIVALFVLVIGASTSTSASFAPLGGGAFVSIFYFIVAGFYFVPINYLYKFASNMKNAIRTNNQSSLTTSFEYIKSHYKFIGILTIVMIGIYILMILWMMFAAFGRVM; from the coding sequence ATGATGGAAACAAATTCTCCTTTCGAACAATTTGAGGAGTTAAGAATCGACAGAATTTCAAGAGAATTTCTTGCAGAAACTGCAAAATGGGCTAACTTTTTATCTATTCTAGGCTTTATCGGTATTGGACTTATGGTGATTGTAGCTTTATTCGTATTAGTAATAGGTGCTTCAACGAGTACATCGGCAAGTTTTGCGCCTTTGGGTGGTGGTGCCTTTGTAAGTATTTTTTACTTTATTGTTGCAGGATTTTATTTCGTACCAATTAATTACTTGTATAAGTTTGCTTCTAATATGAAGAATGCGATACGTACAAATAATCAATCAAGTCTCACCACTTCATTCGAGTACATCAAATCACATTATAAGTTTATAGGAATTCTTACCATTGTAATGATCGGAATCTATATTCTTATGATATTATGGATGATGTTTGCTGCTTTCGGACGTGTGATGTAA
- a CDS encoding 3-hydroxybutyryl-CoA dehydrogenase, with the protein MKNIVVIGAGTMGNGIAHTFAQSGFKVNLVDVSQEALDRGLKTITTNLDRIIAKGNLTEEQKAETLGNITTFTALQDAVGSADLIVEAATENQELKLKIFGQMDEFAPENCILATNTSSISITKIAAATKRADKVIGMHFMNPVPIMKLVEIIKGYSTSKETFDAIYEMSKTLGKVPVEVNDYPGFVANRILMPMINESIETLYSGVAGVEEIDTVMKLGMAHPMGPLQLADFIGLDVCLAILNVMYDGFKNPKYAPNPLLVNMVMAGKLGVKSGEGFYDYSESKKAEKVAKMFSK; encoded by the coding sequence ATCAAAAACATTGTAGTTATCGGAGCAGGAACCATGGGGAATGGTATTGCACATACTTTTGCACAAAGCGGGTTTAAAGTGAATTTAGTAGATGTATCTCAGGAAGCTTTAGACAGAGGGTTGAAAACCATTACTACCAATCTTGACAGAATAATTGCAAAGGGAAACCTTACAGAAGAACAAAAAGCTGAAACTTTAGGAAATATTACAACTTTCACAGCGCTTCAGGATGCTGTAGGATCTGCAGATCTTATCGTGGAAGCGGCTACTGAAAACCAGGAACTGAAGCTGAAAATTTTCGGACAAATGGATGAATTTGCCCCTGAAAACTGTATTTTGGCTACCAATACTTCGTCTATTTCCATTACTAAAATCGCTGCAGCTACAAAAAGAGCGGATAAAGTAATCGGAATGCACTTTATGAACCCGGTTCCTATCATGAAACTGGTTGAAATCATCAAAGGTTATTCTACTTCTAAAGAAACGTTTGATGCGATCTATGAAATGAGCAAAACCTTAGGAAAAGTTCCAGTAGAAGTAAATGATTATCCAGGATTCGTGGCTAACAGAATTCTGATGCCAATGATCAACGAATCTATCGAAACGCTTTATAGCGGTGTTGCAGGCGTTGAGGAAATTGATACGGTAATGAAATTGGGAATGGCTCATCCGATGGGACCGCTTCAGTTAGCAGATTTTATTGGTCTTGATGTTTGTTTAGCGATCTTAAACGTAATGTATGACGGATTCAAAAATCCTAAGTATGCTCCTAACCCATTATTGGTAAACATGGTAATGGCAGGAAAACTAGGAGTAAAATCAGGAGAAGGATTCTACGACTATTCTGAAAGTAAAAAAGCGGAGAAAGTAGCAAAAATGTTCTCAAAATAG
- a CDS encoding protein-L-isoaspartate(D-aspartate) O-methyltransferase, translated as MQDSFVHKGKRKILVDYLRNRIGISDENVLSAMNEVPRHLFIESIFEDFAYEDRAFPILAHQTISHPSTVAEQSELLQVKSGEKVLEIGTGCGYQTAVLLAMKAHVYTVERQKDLFDFSKKKLREMHLFPKFQSFGDGFAGLPTFAPFDKIIVTCGASILPTELLKQLKVGGKMVIPLGPTDEQVLFRFTKISPTEFEKEEFGAYKFVPMLGNTNQ; from the coding sequence ATGCAGGATTCGTTTGTACACAAGGGAAAAAGAAAGATTTTGGTTGATTATCTTCGGAATAGGATAGGAATTTCGGATGAAAATGTACTTTCGGCAATGAATGAAGTTCCGAGACATCTTTTTATTGAAAGCATCTTTGAGGACTTTGCTTATGAAGACCGTGCTTTCCCTATTCTGGCTCATCAGACGATTTCTCATCCTTCCACGGTAGCGGAACAATCAGAACTTTTGCAGGTAAAATCAGGCGAAAAAGTCCTGGAAATTGGAACCGGATGCGGTTACCAGACTGCTGTTTTATTGGCGATGAAGGCTCATGTATACACGGTGGAAAGGCAGAAAGATCTCTTTGATTTTTCAAAGAAAAAACTTCGTGAAATGCATCTGTTCCCAAAATTTCAGAGTTTTGGAGATGGGTTTGCAGGGCTTCCTACATTTGCTCCTTTTGATAAAATCATTGTAACCTGTGGAGCTTCAATTTTACCTACAGAATTATTAAAACAGCTGAAAGTAGGCGGAAAAATGGTTATTCCTTTAGGACCTACTGATGAGCAGGTTTTATTCAGGTTTACAAAAATATCACCTACCGAATTTGAAAAAGAAGAATTCGGAGCGTATAAATTTGTACCGATGTTGGGAAACACCAATCAGTAA
- a CDS encoding endonuclease domain-containing protein, translated as MKEILTEIKEIPIYRNYIENLPYNPKLKPLLNGKRKAGILSEVIFWKQVRAKSFHRIDFDRQRIIGNYIVDFYVKNLGLIIEIDGWSHDTKESYDMERQKYLKSLGLHIFRITDFDIKNNLGIVMKDLENFIIEHYSHQ; from the coding sequence ATGAAAGAAATCTTAACCGAAATTAAAGAAATCCCTATTTACAGGAACTATATAGAAAACCTGCCCTACAACCCCAAATTAAAACCACTACTTAATGGAAAAAGAAAAGCCGGAATTCTAAGTGAAGTAATATTCTGGAAACAGGTCCGAGCAAAAAGTTTTCATAGAATAGATTTTGACAGGCAACGAATCATAGGAAATTATATTGTAGATTTTTATGTGAAGAACTTAGGGCTGATTATTGAAATTGATGGTTGGAGTCATGATACAAAAGAATCTTATGATATGGAAAGGCAAAAATATTTAAAATCTCTTGGATTGCATATTTTCAGAATTACCGATTTTGATATTAAAAACAACCTGGGTATTGTAATGAAAGATTTAGAAAATTTCATTATTGAACACTACAGCCATCAGTAA
- a CDS encoding cellulase family glycosylhydrolase, with the protein MKRVILLSAFLLSQFGTSQLLKTSGQKIVNDKGENVQLRGLGLGGWMLQEGYMLKTADFAGPQYKIKQKIAELVGEDGMNEFYADYLKNGITKQDVDFLKKAGFNSIRLPMHYNLYTLPIEKEPKKGQNTWLEEGFKMTDDLLKWCADNKMYLILDLHAAPGGQGNDVNISDNDKTKPSLWDSEENQKKTIALWKKLAERYKDEPWIGGYDLINEPNINFTGKNPNGTDEMSNAPLWKLQKEITEAIRTVDKKHIIIIEGNGWGNNYNGLTPLWDNNMAFSFHKYWNYNDDATLKFALDLREKHNIPIWLGETGENSNVWFTELIQLLDKHNIGYAFWPMKKIDNIAGITNVKITPEYQKLLDYWKNGGEKPSKEFAKKALMQIADNYKFSNVEIKNDVIDAMFRQTKDGSTKPFKNLQAPGKILATDYDLGRMGAAYLDKDFINLWVSDASKRSEWNSGNQLRNDGVDIYKTKDNQYYVGKTESGEWLQYTINARDSRIYTFDINYASNTSAKIRIEEVSGKQLATVSLNSTGGNEIWKTASTKGINLKKGKNKIRIYFENDGVNLKSFEVK; encoded by the coding sequence ATGAAAAGAGTCATCCTTCTATCCGCTTTTTTATTGTCTCAATTTGGGACATCACAACTTTTAAAGACCAGTGGTCAGAAAATCGTAAACGACAAAGGAGAAAATGTTCAATTGAGAGGCCTCGGTTTGGGAGGATGGATGCTGCAGGAAGGTTATATGCTGAAAACTGCAGATTTTGCCGGTCCACAGTACAAGATCAAGCAAAAAATAGCTGAACTGGTTGGTGAAGACGGAATGAATGAGTTTTATGCAGATTATCTTAAAAACGGAATCACAAAACAGGATGTTGATTTTCTGAAGAAAGCAGGGTTCAATTCCATCAGGCTTCCTATGCATTATAACCTTTACACATTACCAATTGAAAAGGAACCTAAAAAAGGACAAAATACCTGGCTGGAAGAAGGTTTTAAAATGACTGATGATCTTCTGAAATGGTGTGCTGACAATAAAATGTACCTGATTCTGGATCTTCATGCTGCACCTGGCGGACAGGGAAATGACGTCAATATTTCTGACAATGATAAAACTAAACCTTCACTTTGGGACAGCGAAGAAAACCAGAAAAAGACAATTGCTTTATGGAAAAAACTGGCAGAACGATATAAAGATGAACCTTGGATCGGAGGCTATGATTTGATTAATGAGCCGAATATCAATTTCACCGGGAAAAATCCTAACGGAACAGATGAAATGTCTAATGCTCCTCTTTGGAAACTACAAAAAGAGATTACAGAGGCCATCCGTACGGTTGATAAAAAACACATCATTATTATCGAAGGAAACGGTTGGGGAAATAACTACAATGGTTTAACTCCGCTTTGGGATAACAATATGGCATTCAGTTTTCATAAATACTGGAATTACAATGATGATGCGACATTAAAATTTGCTTTGGATTTAAGAGAAAAGCATAATATTCCTATCTGGTTGGGAGAAACAGGGGAAAACTCGAATGTATGGTTTACAGAGCTTATTCAACTGTTAGATAAGCATAATATTGGTTATGCATTCTGGCCGATGAAAAAGATAGATAATATTGCAGGGATTACCAATGTGAAAATCACCCCGGAATATCAAAAGTTGTTAGATTACTGGAAAAACGGAGGTGAAAAACCGTCAAAAGAATTTGCTAAAAAAGCTTTAATGCAGATTGCAGATAATTATAAATTCAGTAATGTTGAGATTAAAAATGATGTGATTGATGCGATGTTCAGACAGACCAAAGATGGTTCTACAAAACCTTTTAAAAATCTTCAGGCTCCGGGGAAAATCCTGGCTACAGATTATGATTTGGGAAGAATGGGTGCTGCTTATTTGGATAAAGACTTCATTAATCTCTGGGTAAGTGATGCTTCAAAAAGATCTGAATGGAATTCAGGAAATCAGCTGAGAAACGACGGTGTTGATATTTACAAAACAAAAGACAATCAATATTACGTCGGAAAAACAGAAAGTGGAGAATGGCTGCAATATACCATTAATGCAAGAGACAGCAGAATTTATACTTTTGATATCAATTATGCCAGCAATACTAGTGCAAAAATTAGGATTGAAGAAGTATCCGGAAAACAACTGGCAACCGTTTCATTGAATTCAACAGGAGGAAATGAAATCTGGAAAACTGCTTCAACTAAGGGAATCAACCTAAAAAAAGGAAAAAATAAAATCCGGATTTATTTCGAAAACGACGGAGTAAACCTAAAATCCTTTGAAGTAAAATAA
- a CDS encoding Gfo/Idh/MocA family oxidoreductase, which produces MLKAGLVGAGHLGKIHLRLLNQSDKYEFVGFHDKDAENGKKLEAEFGYKYFENFDELLEQIEMLDIVTPTIYHYDYALKAIEKKLHFFIEKPVTQTLQQAEEILYKCRENGIKAQVGHVERYNPAFIGAKDYIQNPMFIEIHRLAEFNPRGTDVSVVLDLMIHDLDILLSIVKSKVKNIHASGVCVVSKTPDIANARIEFENGCVANLTTSRISMKAMRKSRFFQKDAYVSVDFLEKKAEVIRMKDAPENPTPFDMIIENADGEKNQILFEYPNIQPNNAILDELNSFADSIMENKNVEVSLEDGTEALKVALEIMKLIS; this is translated from the coding sequence ATGTTAAAAGCAGGTTTGGTAGGTGCCGGACATTTAGGAAAAATACATTTACGTCTTCTGAATCAGTCTGATAAGTATGAATTTGTAGGATTTCATGATAAGGATGCAGAAAACGGAAAAAAACTGGAAGCAGAATTCGGATATAAGTATTTTGAAAACTTCGATGAATTACTTGAGCAGATCGAGATGTTGGATATTGTGACACCCACTATTTATCATTACGATTATGCTTTAAAAGCCATTGAAAAAAAGCTTCACTTCTTCATCGAAAAACCGGTAACCCAGACATTGCAGCAAGCTGAAGAAATTCTCTATAAATGTCGTGAAAATGGCATTAAAGCTCAGGTTGGACATGTTGAAAGATATAATCCGGCTTTTATCGGAGCGAAAGATTATATTCAAAATCCGATGTTCATAGAAATCCACAGGCTGGCTGAGTTCAATCCTCGTGGGACAGATGTTTCCGTAGTACTGGATTTAATGATTCACGATTTGGATATCCTATTAAGTATCGTAAAATCTAAGGTTAAAAATATTCATGCAAGCGGTGTTTGCGTGGTAAGCAAAACTCCGGATATCGCCAATGCCAGAATTGAGTTTGAAAACGGATGTGTTGCGAATCTTACGACTTCAAGAATTTCGATGAAGGCCATGAGAAAGAGCCGTTTTTTCCAGAAAGATGCTTATGTTTCTGTTGATTTCCTTGAAAAAAAGGCCGAAGTCATCCGAATGAAAGATGCTCCTGAAAACCCTACTCCATTCGATATGATCATTGAAAACGCTGATGGAGAAAAGAATCAGATCTTATTTGAATATCCGAATATTCAGCCTAATAATGCGATTCTGGATGAGCTTAATTCTTTTGCAGATTCTATCATGGAAAATAAAAATGTGGAAGTTTCTCTTGAAGACGGAACAGAAGCTTTAAAAGTAGCTTTGGAGATTATGAAGCTGATTTCATAA
- the bla-A gene encoding CGA/CIA family class A beta-lactamase: protein MKKISLLFLLISAFIFAQQSVLDQKINSIIKDKKATVGISVLGFENGFKYSKDADKKLPMQSVFKFHIAAAVLDFVDKGKLSLDQKIVLDKSNLLENTWSPLRDKYPNGGVEIPLSEVLEMTVARSDNNGCDILLRLLGGTQTVQKFMDAKGVKGFQIKYNEEAMHKDWNVQYENYSTMNSATDVLKKFYDGKLLSKKSTDYLMKVMLSTSTGLNKLIEQLPKNTPVARKTGASGKNKEGLTGAENEIAIITLPNGKHYAIAVFVSNSMETDAVNCKMISDISKTVWDYFNK, encoded by the coding sequence ATGAAAAAAATAAGTCTGCTTTTCCTTTTAATTTCAGCGTTTATATTCGCTCAGCAATCCGTTTTAGATCAGAAGATTAATTCCATTATCAAAGATAAAAAAGCCACTGTCGGAATTTCTGTATTGGGTTTTGAAAATGGTTTTAAATACAGTAAAGATGCAGACAAAAAACTGCCGATGCAAAGTGTTTTCAAATTTCATATTGCAGCAGCTGTTTTAGATTTTGTAGATAAAGGAAAGCTTTCTTTAGATCAAAAAATAGTATTGGATAAATCTAATTTACTGGAAAATACATGGTCGCCTCTTCGTGACAAATATCCTAACGGAGGGGTAGAAATTCCACTGAGCGAAGTTCTTGAAATGACCGTTGCCAGAAGCGACAACAACGGTTGCGATATTCTTTTGAGGTTATTGGGAGGTACACAAACCGTTCAGAAATTTATGGATGCTAAAGGCGTGAAAGGATTTCAGATTAAATATAATGAAGAAGCTATGCACAAAGACTGGAATGTTCAGTATGAAAATTATAGCACCATGAATTCCGCAACAGATGTATTGAAAAAATTTTATGATGGAAAACTATTATCAAAAAAATCGACGGATTATTTGATGAAAGTCATGCTATCTACTTCAACAGGATTAAACAAATTAATCGAACAGCTTCCAAAAAACACTCCTGTGGCCAGAAAAACGGGAGCTTCTGGAAAAAATAAAGAGGGTTTAACGGGTGCAGAAAATGAAATTGCGATCATCACTTTACCGAATGGCAAGCATTATGCAATAGCTGTATTTGTCAGTAATTCAATGGAAACGGATGCTGTCAACTGCAAAATGATTTCAGACATTTCAAAGACGGTCTGGGATTATTTTAATAAGTAA
- a CDS encoding META domain-containing protein, whose translation MKNLFLSICTAAVLVSCGTVASSSKAGKAQPSIANTKWTLADNVKGQTPTLNVEGGKINGNSGCNRYFGAVTMETASGKFAASQMGSTKMACDNMSVEKNFLDMVQKANRYVVSGSTLELYQDNLLLLKFNKAE comes from the coding sequence ATGAAAAACCTTTTTTTAAGCATATGCACAGCAGCAGTTTTGGTATCGTGCGGAACAGTGGCTTCTTCATCAAAAGCCGGAAAAGCACAGCCATCCATTGCCAATACAAAATGGACTTTAGCAGATAATGTAAAAGGGCAGACTCCAACATTGAATGTAGAAGGTGGAAAAATCAATGGAAATTCAGGGTGTAACCGTTATTTTGGTGCTGTAACTATGGAAACTGCTTCAGGAAAGTTTGCTGCTTCACAGATGGGGTCTACCAAAATGGCTTGTGATAATATGAGCGTAGAAAAAAACTTCCTGGATATGGTGCAGAAAGCAAACAGATACGTTGTTTCCGGAAGTACGCTGGAATTGTATCAGGACAATCTTTTATTGCTTAAATTCAACAAGGCAGAATAA
- a CDS encoding urocanate hydratase has protein sequence MTFQEQIQQGIPSQLPPSRPYETNINHAPKRKEILGDEEKKLALKNALRYFEPKFHAELLPEFKEELEKYGRIYMYRFRPEYEMKARPISEYPGKSEQAKAIMLMIQNNLDYAVSQHPHELITYGGNGAVFSNWAQYLLTMKYLSEMTDEQTLVMYSGHPMGLFPSHKDAPRVVVTNGMMIPNYSKPDDWEKFNALGVTQYGQMTAGSYMYIGPQGIVHGTTITVLNAFRKINKEPKGGLFVTSGLGGMSGAQPKAGNIAGCVTVCAEVNPKITKIRHDQKWVNEIHENLDELVARVRNAQENKETVSLAYLGNIVEVWEKFDQENLKIDIGSDQTSLHNPWAGGYYPVGQSFEESNTMMAEDPELFKEKVQETLRRHAAAINKHTQKGTYFFDYGNAFLLEASRAGADVMAENPTLGREFKFPSYVQDIMGPMCFDYGFGPFRWVCTSGKPEDLQKTDDIACTVLEEIEQNSPEEIQQQMKDNIHWIKGAQENKLVVGSQARILYADAEGRMKIAEAFNKAIKNGEIGPVVLGRDHHDVSGTDSPYRETSNIYDGSRFTADMAIHNVIGDSFRGATWVSIHNGGGVGWGEVINGGFGMLLDGSDDADRRLKSMLFWDVNNGISRRSWARNEGAVFAIKRAMEAEPNLKVTLPNFVDDSLF, from the coding sequence ATGACTTTCCAGGAACAGATACAACAAGGCATTCCAAGCCAGTTACCACCATCCAGACCTTACGAAACCAATATCAATCATGCTCCCAAGCGTAAAGAAATTTTAGGAGATGAAGAGAAAAAATTAGCCTTAAAGAACGCTTTACGTTATTTCGAACCTAAGTTTCATGCAGAATTGCTGCCTGAATTTAAGGAAGAATTAGAGAAATACGGAAGAATCTATATGTACCGTTTCCGTCCGGAGTATGAAATGAAGGCAAGACCGATTTCTGAATATCCGGGAAAATCTGAGCAGGCAAAAGCAATTATGTTGATGATTCAGAATAATCTGGATTATGCAGTATCGCAGCATCCTCATGAGCTTATTACCTATGGTGGAAACGGAGCGGTGTTCTCCAATTGGGCACAGTATCTTTTAACGATGAAATATCTGTCTGAAATGACAGACGAACAAACGTTGGTCATGTATTCAGGGCATCCGATGGGATTATTCCCTTCTCACAAAGATGCGCCGAGAGTGGTTGTAACTAATGGGATGATGATCCCGAATTACTCTAAACCGGATGACTGGGAGAAATTCAATGCGCTTGGTGTGACACAATATGGACAAATGACGGCGGGAAGTTATATGTACATTGGTCCGCAGGGAATTGTTCACGGAACGACGATTACCGTTTTAAATGCTTTCAGAAAAATCAATAAGGAGCCAAAAGGCGGACTTTTCGTGACTTCGGGATTGGGAGGAATGAGTGGTGCTCAACCAAAAGCAGGAAATATTGCAGGTTGTGTTACGGTTTGTGCTGAGGTGAATCCAAAGATTACCAAAATTCGTCACGATCAGAAATGGGTAAATGAGATCCATGAAAACCTTGATGAATTGGTGGCAAGAGTAAGAAATGCCCAGGAAAATAAGGAAACTGTTTCCCTAGCTTACCTTGGAAATATTGTTGAGGTTTGGGAAAAATTTGATCAGGAGAATTTAAAAATTGATATTGGTTCAGATCAGACTTCCCTTCACAATCCATGGGCGGGAGGATATTATCCTGTAGGACAAAGTTTTGAAGAATCCAATACAATGATGGCAGAAGATCCTGAATTATTCAAGGAAAAAGTTCAGGAAACATTAAGAAGACACGCTGCAGCCATCAATAAACATACCCAAAAAGGAACCTATTTCTTCGATTACGGAAACGCTTTCCTGTTGGAAGCTTCAAGAGCAGGAGCCGATGTAATGGCGGAAAATCCTACGCTGGGAAGAGAATTTAAGTTCCCTTCTTATGTTCAGGATATTATGGGACCGATGTGTTTTGATTATGGTTTCGGACCGTTCCGTTGGGTGTGTACCAGCGGAAAGCCGGAAGATTTACAGAAAACCGATGATATTGCATGCACAGTGTTGGAAGAAATTGAGCAGAACTCACCTGAAGAGATCCAGCAGCAGATGAAAGATAATATTCATTGGATCAAAGGTGCACAGGAAAACAAACTTGTGGTAGGTTCGCAGGCGAGAATCCTATATGCTGATGCAGAAGGTAGAATGAAGATTGCAGAAGCTTTCAATAAAGCCATCAAAAACGGGGAGATCGGACCGGTAGTCTTGGGTAGAGATCATCACGATGTTTCGGGAACGGATTCTCCGTACAGAGAGACTTCCAACATCTATGACGGTTCAAGATTTACCGCAGATATGGCGATCCACAATGTGATCGGTGACAGTTTCCGTGGAGCAACCTGGGTTTCTATTCATAATGGAGGTGGTGTCGGTTGGGGAGAAGTCATCAACGGAGGTTTCGGGATGTTATTGGATGGAAGCGATGATGCTGACAGAAGATTAAAATCGATGCTGTTCTGGGACGTAAACAATGGAATTTCAAGACGAAGCTGGGCAAGAAATGAAGGCGCTGTTTTTGCCATTAAAAGAGCGATGGAAGCAGAACCGAATTTGAAAGTAACACTTCCGAATTTTGTGGATGATAGTTTGTTTTAA
- a CDS encoding DUF1801 domain-containing protein produces MDSDIQRYIESQTESDQLICLKLSEIINENLREAESKVWHAHPVWFLEGNPIVGYSKQKKGIRLMFWSGKSFNEELLNVHGVKFQDASVFYNNASEINEEDIKRCLEKSEKIQWDYKNIVKRKGQLIQIKK; encoded by the coding sequence ATGGACTCTGATATTCAACGATACATTGAATCACAAACAGAATCAGACCAGCTGATTTGTTTAAAACTCTCAGAAATCATTAATGAGAATTTAAGGGAGGCCGAATCAAAAGTATGGCATGCTCATCCAGTCTGGTTTTTAGAAGGAAATCCGATTGTAGGTTATAGCAAACAAAAGAAAGGAATCAGACTGATGTTTTGGAGTGGAAAATCCTTTAATGAAGAGCTCTTAAATGTTCATGGAGTAAAATTTCAGGATGCTTCTGTCTTTTACAATAATGCTTCTGAAATCAATGAAGAAGACATTAAAAGATGCCTTGAAAAATCTGAAAAAATTCAGTGGGATTATAAAAATATAGTGAAAAGAAAAGGACAGTTAATTCAGATAAAAAAATAA
- a CDS encoding D-glycerate dehydrogenase, with translation MKVFVNKRIPEIGIHMLKDAGWEVFIPEHENLSHDEWLSYCKGHDAILSVGGEFKYDKDFFAECPNVKAIALYSVGFDHVDIREATHRHIPIGNTPDVLSKATSDVAFLLMQSVARRASYNFEKVKSGNWGDFDPLHALGQELYGKTLGIFGLGRIGFEMAKKSQKAFDMNIIYHNRHQNKEAEEELNAKYVSFEELIAQSDVLSIHASFKPEQKELFNASVFEKMKENAIFINTARGGFHNQKDLYNALAEKKIWGAGLDVTNPEPIFKEDPILELSNVCVLPHIGSATIEARSGMAKLAAENLIAFSKGEKMPSCANPEVYSQNS, from the coding sequence ATGAAAGTATTCGTAAATAAGAGAATTCCCGAAATCGGAATTCATATGCTGAAAGATGCAGGATGGGAAGTTTTTATTCCTGAACATGAAAACCTGTCTCACGATGAATGGCTAAGTTATTGTAAAGGCCACGATGCCATCCTGAGTGTGGGCGGTGAATTCAAATATGACAAAGATTTCTTTGCAGAATGTCCGAATGTAAAGGCAATTGCATTGTATTCTGTCGGTTTTGACCATGTTGATATTCGGGAAGCTACTCACAGGCATATTCCGATTGGAAATACACCTGATGTTTTAAGTAAAGCTACTTCAGATGTTGCATTTTTATTAATGCAATCGGTTGCAAGAAGAGCCAGCTATAATTTTGAAAAAGTAAAATCCGGAAATTGGGGCGATTTTGATCCTTTGCATGCATTAGGTCAGGAATTATATGGTAAGACATTAGGGATTTTTGGATTGGGAAGAATCGGTTTTGAAATGGCGAAAAAATCACAGAAAGCTTTCGATATGAATATTATTTATCACAATCGCCATCAAAATAAAGAAGCTGAGGAAGAACTGAATGCAAAATATGTTTCCTTTGAAGAACTGATTGCACAGTCTGATGTTTTAAGTATTCACGCCAGCTTCAAACCTGAGCAGAAAGAACTGTTCAATGCCTCGGTTTTCGAGAAAATGAAAGAAAACGCGATCTTCATTAATACAGCCAGAGGAGGATTTCATAATCAGAAAGATTTATATAATGCACTTGCAGAAAAGAAAATCTGGGGAGCGGGATTAGACGTGACAAATCCTGAACCGATTTTTAAAGAAGATCCTATTCTGGAACTTTCCAATGTTTGTGTTCTTCCGCACATCGGCTCTGCTACTATAGAAGCAAGAAGCGGAATGGCAAAATTAGCAGCAGAAAACCTGATTGCTTTTTCAAAAGGAGAGAAAATGCCGTCTTGTGCAAATCCGGAAGTATATTCTCAAAATTCTTAG